The Candidatus Woesearchaeota archaeon genome has a segment encoding these proteins:
- a CDS encoding glycosyltransferase family 2 protein: MAIAKDAKQKATLVILTKNESNGVNVLFDKIPLQSFDDAFAIDGQSKDGTKEVMEKKGLKVYTQEKLGRAEAFRMAIELAKHEHIVFFSPDGNEDPKDIIPLVSLLGEDCDMAVGSRFMNGGRSDDDDVPLPIRGFGNKGFTLIANILWRGKLTDSINGFRAIKKSIYADLKPDSEGFGIEYQLSIRALKRGYKIKEIPTYEGDRIGGQSTARTIPTGLYFVKLLLREMWLRNKF; encoded by the coding sequence ATGGCAATTGCTAAGGATGCAAAACAGAAAGCAACGTTAGTGATTCTGACGAAAAATGAGAGTAATGGAGTCAATGTGCTTTTTGATAAAATCCCCCTCCAAAGTTTCGATGATGCATTCGCAATAGATGGGCAGTCTAAAGATGGAACAAAAGAAGTTATGGAAAAGAAAGGACTTAAAGTGTACACACAAGAAAAATTAGGTCGGGCAGAAGCGTTTCGTATGGCAATAGAGCTTGCGAAGCATGAACATATTGTTTTTTTTAGCCCCGATGGAAATGAAGATCCAAAAGACATTATTCCTCTTGTTTCATTGCTCGGAGAAGACTGTGACATGGCTGTAGGTTCAAGGTTCATGAATGGCGGAAGAAGTGATGATGATGATGTTCCACTTCCCATCAGAGGATTTGGGAATAAAGGATTTACCTTGATCGCAAACATACTATGGAGAGGGAAACTCACCGATTCCATCAATGGGTTTCGTGCAATAAAAAAATCAATATACGCGGACCTTAAACCTGATTCAGAAGGGTTTGGCATTGAATATCAACTTTCTATTCGTGCATTAAAGAGAGGATACAAAATAAAGGAAATTCCGACGTATGAAGGAGATAGGATTGGTGGACAAAGCACTGCACGAACAATCCCAACAGGGCTCTATTTTGTAAAGCTTCTTTTGCGTGAGATGTGGCTACGAAATAAATTCTAA
- a CDS encoding transposase encodes MGLVVRDDGGRIPDELWNEIEPLLPAGKPHPLGCHRPRVPDRNAMDAILFVLRTGC; translated from the coding sequence ATGGGATTAGTTGTTAGAGATGATGGTGGGAGAATTCCGGATGAACTTTGGAATGAAATAGAACCTTTGCTTCCCGCAGGGAAGCCACACCCTTTAGGGTGTCATAGACCTCGCGTTCCTGACAGAAATGCAATGGACGCAATACTTTTCGTTCTTCGCACTGGTTGT
- a CDS encoding DegT/DnrJ/EryC1/StrS family aminotransferase yields the protein MEVLETGRLSYGPFLKKLEIEFAKIHHSKFGIMSNSGTSALHVAVQALKELHGWNDGDEVLVPAITFVATSNVVIHNNMKPVFVDVEKEYYSIDPEKIEEKITPRTRAIIPVHLFGMSCAMDQIMAIARKHNLKVIEDSCETMYAMYNGKMVGSFGDIGCFSTYIAHLLVTGVGGINTTDNPEYAVKLRSLVNHGRDSIYISIDDVNGKSDEELKEIIDARFRFISVGHSFRVTEMEGALGVAQLENLPSIIEKRRKNAAYLIEKLKKFESHMQLPKIRQGAEHSFMMFPIVLKQEKKQKLVGWLEANGVETREMLPLINQPIYQKLFAINEAEYPVAKWINESGFYIGCHHDVTREDMDYVIRSFSEYFNL from the coding sequence ATGGAAGTTCTGGAAACAGGACGTCTCTCGTACGGTCCTTTTCTTAAAAAATTAGAGATAGAATTTGCGAAGATACATCACTCCAAATTTGGGATCATGAGTAATAGCGGGACAAGCGCGCTGCATGTTGCTGTGCAGGCATTAAAGGAGTTGCATGGTTGGAATGATGGTGATGAAGTGCTTGTTCCAGCAATCACCTTTGTTGCAACATCAAATGTGGTGATTCATAACAACATGAAGCCAGTATTCGTGGATGTGGAAAAAGAATATTATAGTATTGATCCGGAAAAAATTGAGGAGAAAATAACGCCAAGAACACGCGCGATAATTCCCGTTCACTTGTTTGGGATGTCCTGCGCGATGGATCAAATTATGGCAATTGCAAGAAAGCATAATCTCAAAGTCATTGAAGATTCTTGTGAAACAATGTATGCAATGTATAATGGAAAGATGGTGGGATCTTTTGGTGATATCGGCTGTTTCTCCACCTATATTGCGCATTTGTTAGTAACAGGAGTAGGTGGTATTAATACGACAGATAATCCTGAGTATGCAGTAAAGCTTCGCTCATTAGTGAATCACGGAAGAGATTCCATCTACATCAGTATTGATGATGTCAATGGAAAGTCAGATGAGGAATTGAAAGAAATTATAGATGCGCGGTTTAGATTTATCAGCGTGGGGCATAGTTTTCGTGTCACAGAAATGGAAGGAGCGTTAGGAGTTGCGCAGCTAGAAAATCTTCCGAGTATAATCGAGAAAAGAAGAAAAAATGCAGCGTATCTTATTGAAAAGTTGAAGAAGTTTGAAAGTCATATGCAGCTTCCAAAAATCAGGCAAGGAGCAGAACATTCATTTATGATGTTCCCCATAGTCTTAAAGCAGGAGAAAAAACAGAAGCTTGTTGGATGGTTAGAAGCAAATGGAGTTGAAACACGTGAAATGTTGCCGTTGATTAATCAACCGATCTATCAAAAGTTATTTGCGATTAATGAAGCAGAGTATCCTGTAGCAAAATGGATTAATGAATCAGGGTTCTATATTGGATGCCATCATGATGTGACAAGAGAAGATATGGATTATGTTATTAGAAGCTTCTCGGAATACTTTAATTTGTAG